In Mangifera indica cultivar Alphonso chromosome 1, CATAS_Mindica_2.1, whole genome shotgun sequence, a single genomic region encodes these proteins:
- the LOC123210657 gene encoding receptor-like protein 1: MFVDFPTFKNLKYLGIYNTSLGKLSGTFLEQGICKSLQLQRLYITDSDLRGNLPWCLANLTSLEVFDISSNQFTGDISSSPLKVLTSIQDLKLSYNHFQIPISLEPFFNHSKLKAFYGENNELYVGTESQYLTPKFQLNHIILPAYGYNSSLPRFFYSQYDLLEVDLSNLNLKGKFPVWLLNNNTNLEKLYLANNSLSGSLRMSIHSHMSLKELDISINSFYGYIPTRIGAYLPMLQTLNISRNALNGSIPSSFGDMKSLESLDLSHNLLIGQIPYQIAMHCLSLQFLVLSNNSLHGEIFPTTFNLKSLLKLQLDGNNFTGKIPDSLSKCSLEGLYISDNHLVGMLPRWLGNMSNLRDIIMSNNHLEGPILVEFCQLEKLEVLDLSENNITGSLPFCFPPLSIKQVHLSRNKLQGQLSNGFSNSASLTTLDIGYNHFGSNIPYWIDRLSNLTYLILSNNNFQGEVPIDLCKLDQLRLIDVSHNNLSGHIPHCLQIAVVRVTSYLAPTLSPVVAGSPIEPPMRKEETIEFTTKNNSYSYQGRILSYMFGIDFSCNKFVGAIPYQMGNLVGIHALNLSHNNLTGPIPSTFSNLKQIESLDLSYNNLIGKIPPQIVELNCLAVFSVAYNNLSGQTPHRIAQFATFEEGSYEGNPLLCGQPLPKPCNAIESPSLMPKALSNSGEDNNIIDISIFYISFVVSYIIVLLAVVTVLYINPYWRRTWFYFVELCVTSCYYFIVDRLPK, from the exons atgtttgTAGATTTTCCCACtttcaagaatttgaaatatttaggAATTTATAATACTAGTCTTGGGAAGCTCAGTGGAACATTTCTAGAGCAAG gaATTTGTAAATCACTTCAACTCCAGAGGTTATACATTACAGACAGTGATTTGAGGGGTAACTTGCCTTGGTGCCTTGCGAACTTGACTTCCCTTGAAGTATTTGATATCTCATCAAATCAATTTACCGGAGACATATCCTCCTCTCCTCTCAAGGTGCTAACATCCATCCAAGACTTAAAACTTTCATACAATCATTTCCAAATTCCAATTTCCCTCGAACCATTTTTTAACCACTCAAAACTCAAGGCCTTCTATGGTGAGAATAATGAACTATATGTAGGAACTGAGTCGCAATATCTGACcccaaaatttcaattaaatcacATCATATTACCTGCATATGGATATAATAGTTCATTGCCCAGATTCTTCTACAGTCAATATGACTTACTAGAAGTTGATCTGTCCAACCTTAATTTGAAGGGAAAGTTTCCAGTTtggttattaaataataataccaATCTAGAAAAACTTTATTTGGCGAATAATTCTCTTTCAGGATCTTTACGAATGTCAATTCATTCTCACATGTCTTTGAAAGAATTAGATATCTCTATCAATTCCTTTTATGGGTATATTCCAACAAGAATTGGAGCTTATTTACCAATGCTACAAACTTTAAACATTTCTCGAAATGCTTTAAATGGTAGCATTCCCTCATCTTTTGGTGACATGAAATCATTGGAAAGTTTGGACTTGTCCCATAATTTATTGATTGGGCAAATACCTTACCAAATAGCCATGCATTGTCTTTCATTACAATTCCTTGTATTGTCAAATAATAGCTTGCATGGTGAGATATTCCCAACAACTTTTAACTTGAAAAGCTTGTTAAAGTTACAACTAGATGGCAATAACTTCACTGGAAAAATCCCGGATAGCTTGTCTAAGTGCTCCTTGGAAGGGTTGTATATAAGTGATAACCATCTTGTTGGCATGTTACCAAGGTGGTTAGGAAACATGTCAAATTTGAGAGAtattataatgtcaaataatcatCTTGAAGGTCCAATCCTAGTAGAGTTTTGTCAATTAGAAAAGCTTGAAGTATTAGATCTTTCGGAGAATAATATTACTGGGAGTTTACCATTTTGCTTTCCCCCTTTATCAATTAAACAGGTTCATTTATCAAGAAATAAGTTACAGGGACAACTAAGTAATGGATTCTCGAATAGTGCTTCCTTAACGACGTTAGATATTGGATATAATCATTTTGGAAGCAATATTCCATATTGGATTGATAGGCTTTCTAATTTGACTTATCTTATCTTGAGTAATAACAATTTTCAAGGTGAAGTGCCAATCGACTTATGTAAGTTAGACCAACTACGATTGATAGATGTTTCTCATAACAATCTCTCTGGGCATATCCCTCATTGCTTACAAATCGCAGTAGTAAGGGTTACTTCTTATTTGGCTCCAACTTTGTCACCTGTTGTTGCTGGGTCTCCAATTGAACCTCCAATGAGAAAGGAAGAAACTATAGAGTTTACAACGAAGAACAATTCCTACTCTTACCAAGGACGAATCTTGTCTTACATGTTTGGCATTGATTTTTCTTGCAATAAGTTTGTTGGTGCGATTCCTTATCAAATGGGAAATCTTGTTGGAATCCATGCACTTAATCTCTCTCACAACAATTTGACAGGACCAATCCCATCAACGTTTTCAAATCTCAAGCAGATTGAGAGTTTGGATCTTTCATATAACAATTTGATTGGAAAAATTCCTCCTCAAATTGTTGAATTAAATTGTTTGGCTGTTTTTAGTGTGGCCTATAATAATTTATCTGGTCAAACCCCTCATAGGATTGCTCAATTTGCGACATTCGAAGAAGGTAGCTATGAGGGAAATCCACTTCTTTGTGGACAACCATTGCCCAAACCCTGCAATGCAATCGAATCACCATCATTGATGCCCAAAGCTTTAAGTAATAGTGGAGAAGACAATAATATCATTGATATAAGTATCTTCTATATAAGTTTTGTAGTCTCTTATATAATTGTTCTCTTAGCAGTTGTTACAGTTTTGTACATAAATCCTTATTGGCGTCGTACATGGTTTTATTTTGTTGAGTTATGCGTAACATCTTGCTACTATTTTATTGTAGATCGTCTCCCCAAGTGA
- the LOC123223489 gene encoding uncharacterized protein LOC123223489, with translation MTLVRLSSILRNIDSHLALGNVPAVRSFSTPTEKQSSRNSRWKGSMHALYRRISAIGNPRVSIVPILDQWVEKGRPVDKEQLLIFIKELRSYRRFRHALDISMWMTDKRYLPLTHGDVAIRLDLISKVHGTEQAENYFNNVPEKLKGLPVYSALLNCYVHAKSVEKAEATMQKMRDLGLARATLEYNILLNLYYHTANYEKLDSLMHEMQEKGIRYNKYTLGIRLSAFGAATDIEGIDKTLAMMESDPDFVWDWTVYSNAASGYAKAGSVDKAVEMLKKSEELIIGEKSNRAYEFLITLYAKFGKKDDVLRLWELYKVNHKIYNSGYRYVIPSVLKFDDFESAQKIFDEWELVNENYDIRILNFMIAAHCRKGLLQEAETLIDRAKLKGGKPNQRTWFCMAIGYVKNNQTQKAVEAMEEALVVRQTGWKPGKEIFAACVKYFKGKGDIEGAEKFIKSLRNKDIITVELQDRLLSYVQSGKSNSDGLSYFSGDSLNENGESHSEPDDDISESKIKEIPSSGTLSQKSLLVVKFRKMGQKSQECRMSSIYTNTTNDPEVFNSYNERLEFKKGRRTETLNPHKFLRCLLSQMTLVRLSTILRNIDCHFALGNVPAVRSVSITTEKRSSGNSRWRGSMHALYRRISPVGNPRVSIVPILDQWVEEGRPVKKEQLLIFIKELRSYRRFRHALEISMWMTDKRYLPLTPGDVAIRLDLISKVHGTEEAENYFSSVPEQLKGLPVYSSLLNCYVSAKSVEKAEATMQKMRDLGLAQASLEYNSLLNLYYHTANYEKLDSLMHEMQEKGIRYNKFTLGIRLSAFGATSDVEGIDKTLAMMESDPDFVWDWTVYSNAASGYAKAGLMDKAVEMLKKSEELITGEKSNRAYEFLITLYAKFGKKDDVLRLWELYKKNHKIYNKGYICVIPSVLKFDDFESAQMIFDAWESVNENYDIRILNFMIGAYSRKGLLQEAKTLIDRAKLKGGRPNQKTWLSMAVGYFKHNQTQKAVEAMEEALVVCQTGWKPRKEIFAACLKYFKGKGDIEGAEKFIKLLRNKDIILVELQDKLLNYVQNGKSNLDELSDFSGDSLNENGESHSEPEDDISESKIEEIA, from the exons ATGACGCTTGTACGTTTGAGTTCAATCCTCCGAAACATCGATTCTCATTTAGCTCTCGGAAATGTACCAGCAGTTCGCTCGTTCTCAACGCCAACAGAAAAACAGAGCTCCAGAAATTCGAGATGGAAAGGCTCAATGCACGCTCTTTACCGTCGGATCTCCGCGATTGGCAACCCAAGGGTCTCAATCGTTCCAATATTGGACCAGTGGGTCGAAAAAGGACGTCCTGTTGACAAAGAACAACTCCTAATCTTCATTAAAGAGCTGCGATCTTACCGACGATTCAGACACGCTCTCGAT ATTTCTATGTGGATGACTGACAAAAGATACTTGCCACTTACACATGGTGATGTTGCCATTCGGCTGGATTTGATATCTAAAGTTCATGGTACAGAACAAGCagaaaattatttcaacaaTGTTCCAGAAAAATTAAAGGGCCTTCCAGTTTATAGTGCCCTACTTAACTGCTATGTCCATGCAAAATCTGTTGAAAAAGCAGAGGCCACCATGCAGAAAATGAGGGATCTGGGGTTAGCTCGGGCAACATTGGAATACAATATTCTTCTTAATCTTTATTATCATACTGCAAATTACGAAAAACTTGATAGTCTGATGCATGAGATGCAAGAGAAAGGCATTCGATACAACAAATATACATTGGGCATACGCCTGAGTGCCTTTGGAGCAGCTACTGATATTGAGGGAATTGATAAGACTCTGGCAATGATGGAATCAGATCCTGATTTTGTTTGGGACTGGACTGTTTACAGTAATGCAGCTAGTGGGTATGCAAAAGCTGGAAGTGTGGACAAAGCTGTGGAGATGCTGAAGAAATCTGAGGAACTAATAATTGGTGAAAAGAGCAACAGAGCATATGAGTTTCTTATCACACTATATGCAAAATTTGGGAAGAAAGATGATGTTTTAAGGCTTTGGGAACTCTATAAAGTGAACCACAAGATTTACAATTCAGGCTATAGATATGTCATACCTTCTGTGTTGAAATTTGATGACTTTGAAAGTGCCCAGAAGATATTTGACGAGTGGGAATTAGTAAATGAAAACTATGATATTAGGATTTTAAACTTCATGATTGCTGCTCACTGCAGAAAAGGGCTTTTGCAGGAGGCAGAAACTCTTATAGATCGTGCAAAATTAAAGGGAGGGAAGCCTAATCAGAGAACATGGTTCTGTATGGCAATTGGGTATGTTAAgaataatcaaactcaaaaggCAGTGGAAGCAATGGAAGAAGCATTGGTGGTTCGTCAAACTGGGTGGAAGCCTGGGAAGGAAATTTTTGCTGCCtgtgtaaaatattttaaaggtaAAGGAGATATTGAGGGAGCAGAGAAATTCATAAAATCACTTCGGAACAAGGATATTATTACTGTGGAGCTCCAAGATAGATTGTTGAGTTATGTCCAGAGTGGGAAATCAAACTCGGATGGACTTAGCTATTTTTCTGGTGATTCTTTGAATGAAAATGGAGAATCACATTCAGAGCCTGATGATGATATCAGTGAAtcaaaaattaaagagataCCT AGTTCTGGTACTTTGTCACAGAAAAGCTTGCTCGTGGTTAAGTTCAGAAAG ATGGGTCAGAAATCCCAAGAGTGTAGAATGTCAAGCATCTACACAAATACTACCAATGATCCAGAAG TCTTTAACTCGTATAACGAACGGCTAGAATTTAAAAAAGGCCGCAGAAcagaaaccctaaaccctcacAAATTTCTGCGCTGTCTCCTTTCCCAAATGACGCTTGTACGTTTGAGTACAATCCTCCGAAACATCGACTGTCATTTCGCTCTTGGAAATGTACCAGCAGTTCGCTCGGTCTCAATAACAACAGAAAAACGGAGCTCCGGAAATTCGAGATGGAGAGGTTCAATGCACGCTCTTTACCGTCGGATCTCCCCGGTCGGCAACCCAAGGGTCTCAATCGTTCCAATATTGGACCAGTGGGTCGAAGAAGGACGCCCTGTTAAGAAAGAACAACTCCTAATCTTCATTAAAGAGTTGCGATCTTACCGACGATTCAGACACGCTCTCGAA ATTTCTATGTGGATGACTGACAAGAGATACTTGCCACTTACACCTGGTGATGTTGCCATTCGGCTGGATTTGATATCTAAAGTTCATGGTACAGAAGAAGCAGAAAATTATTTCAGCAGTGTTCCGGAGCAATTAAAGGGCCTTCCGGTTTATAGTTCCCTGCTTAACTGCTATGTCAGTGCAAAATCTGTTGAAAAAGCAGAGGCCACCATGCAGAAAATGAGGGATCTGGGTTTAGCTCAGGCATCACTGGAATACAATTCCCTTCTTAATCTTTATTATCATACTGCAAATTACGAAAAACTTGATAGTCTGATGCATGAGATGCAAGAGAAAGGCATTCGATACAACAAATTTACATTGGGCATACGCCTGAGTGCCTTTGGAGCAACTTCTGATGTTGAGGGAATTGATAAGACTCTGGCAATGATGGAATCAGATCCTGATTTTGTTTGGGACTGGACTGTTTACAGTAATGCAGCTAGTGGGTATGCAAAAGCTGGACTCATGGACAAAGCTGTGGAGATGCTGAAGAAATCTGAGGAACTAATAACTGGTGAAAAGAGCAATAGAGCATATGAGTTTCTTATCACACTATATGCAAAATTTGGGAAGAAAGATGATGTTTTAAGACTTTGGGAACTCTATAAAAAGAACCATAAGATTTACAATAAAGGCTATATATGTGTCATACCTTCTGTGTTGAAATTTGATGACTTTGAAAGTGCCCAGATGATATTTGATGCGTGGGAATCTGTAAATGAAAACTATGATATTAGGATTTTAAACTTCATGATTGGTGCTTACAGTAGAAAAGGGCTTTTGCAGGAGGCAAAAACTCTTATAGATCGTGCAAAATTAAAGGGAGGGAGGCCTAATCAGAAAACATGGCTCTCTATGGCAGTTGGGTATTTTAAGcataatcaaactcaaaaggCAGTGGAAGCGATGGAAGAAGCATTAGTGGTTTGTCAAACTGGGTGGAAGCCCAGGAAGGAAATTTTTGCTGCctgtctaaaatattttaaaggtaAAGGAGATATTGAGGGAGCAgagaaattcataaaattacTTCGGAACAAAGATATCATTTTGGTGGAGCTCCAAGATAAATTGTTGAATTATGTCCAGAATGGGAAATCAAACTTGGATGAACTCAGTGATTTTTCTGGTGATTCTTTGAATGAAAATGGAGAATCACATTCAGAGCCTGAGGATGATATCAGTGAATCTAAAATTGAAGAGATAGCTTGA